The following proteins come from a genomic window of Lolium rigidum isolate FL_2022 chromosome 5, APGP_CSIRO_Lrig_0.1, whole genome shotgun sequence:
- the LOC124656598 gene encoding ATP-dependent RNA helicase DBP2-like → MVKQKIVLKLPLDGERNKRKAFKAAVGMAGVTSATMEGDKIIIVGDGIDTIALTRMLRRSLGGAELISVSSGDDKRKDGYGYGGEKNGYGYSGEKNGYGYGGEKNGYGGGGGGGGKDSKGGGGYHQNAVVPMQYPAYHQYNAMPSYPAYSYPAHAYQQQEQDPGCSIM, encoded by the exons ATGGTTAAG CAAAAGATTGTTCTCAAGTTGCCGTTGGATGGCGAGAGGAACAAGAGGAAGGCCTTCAAGGCCGCTGTTGGCATGGCAG GTGTGACATCCGCCACGATGGAGGGGGACAAGATCATCATCGTGGGCGACGGCATCGACACTATCGCGCTGACGAGGATGCTCCGTCGTAGCCTAGGCGGCGCCGAGCTCATCAGCGTGTCTTCTGGCGATGACAAGAGGAAAGACGGCTACGGGTATGGGGGAGAAAAGAACGGCTATGGATACAGCGGGGAAAAGAACGGCTATGGATACGGCGGGGAAAAGAACGGCTATGggggaggtggcggtggcggtggcaaggACTCCAAGGGTGGCGGCGGCTACCATCAGAACGCGGTGGTGCCGATGCAGTACCCCGCGTACCATCAGTACAACGCCATGCCGTCTTACCCTGCCTACTCCTACCCTGCTCATGCTTATCAGCAACAAGAACAGGATCCCGGATGCAGCATAATGTAG